The Flavobacterium jumunjinense genome includes a region encoding these proteins:
- the fabG gene encoding 3-oxoacyl-ACP reductase FabG, with translation MKCVLVTGGSRGIGSEICKKLALESNYHILINYQSNKVAAEKTLEEIVKNGATGEIIQFDVANYEEVKSVLTTWQEANPDAIVEAIVNNAGITKDGLFMWMSNEDWTSVVNTSLNGFFNVTNFFIQKMLRNKYGRIVNMVSVSGLKGTAGQTNYSAAKGAIVAATKALAQEVAKRNITVNAVAPGFIKTDMTSQLDEKELIKLVPMNRFGEAEEVADLVSFLVSKKASYITGEIININGGIYS, from the coding sequence ATGAAGTGTGTATTAGTAACAGGTGGTTCAAGAGGAATTGGTAGCGAAATTTGTAAAAAATTAGCGTTAGAGTCTAATTACCATATTTTAATTAATTATCAATCAAATAAAGTTGCAGCTGAAAAGACTCTGGAAGAGATTGTGAAAAATGGTGCGACTGGTGAAATTATTCAATTCGATGTTGCTAATTATGAAGAAGTAAAATCTGTTTTAACAACTTGGCAAGAGGCAAATCCAGATGCTATTGTGGAAGCAATAGTAAATAATGCTGGGATTACTAAGGACGGTTTGTTTATGTGGATGAGTAATGAAGATTGGACAAGTGTTGTAAATACAAGTTTAAACGGATTCTTTAATGTAACTAACTTTTTTATTCAGAAGATGTTGCGTAACAAGTATGGTAGGATTGTTAATATGGTTTCTGTTTCAGGATTAAAAGGAACAGCAGGACAAACAAATTATTCTGCTGCTAAAGGAGCAATAGTTGCTGCAACAAAAGCATTAGCACAAGAAGTTGCTAAAAGAAATATTACAGTAAATGCTGTAGCACCTGGGTTTATTAAAACAGATATGACAAGTCAATTAGACGAGAAAGAATTGATTAAGTTAGTGCCTATGAATCGTTTCGGAGAAGCGGAAGAGGTTGCGGATTTGGTTTCTTTTTTAGTGTCAAAGAAAGCGAGCTATATTACTGGAGAAATTATTAATATAAACGGAGGAATTTATTCATAA
- a CDS encoding NAD(P)/FAD-dependent oxidoreductase, with the protein MLQEFVDVLIIGAGPSGCVSASFLHKNGIKVKVVEKTKFPRLVVGESLIPRVMDHFEEAELFDSLNAMNFEKKLGARFIRNEEVCVFDFSKKHGDGWNWTWQVPRADFDNTMAQEIIKKGIDLEFESEVTAISFNGKKSITIVKESNGSLKEVHANFVIDSSGYGRVLPRLLDLDTPSQLAPHSAIFTHVEDINRPEGEEGTLISFDILETEVWLWVIPFSNGKTSLGVVGPTEFINNLSKDNNTTEALNKAISRSDHYIKRFGNVPFSFEPIKLENYSRSVKQMYGDGFALTGNSSEFLDPVFSSGVAFATESGILAAKLYLKESQGTTVDWESEFTGYMKNGINVFSTYVKEWYTGNLQTLFFHQPENPEVKEKICAVLAGYVWDQTNPFVKKHNNIVKNMAYVINMEKALQQNKEA; encoded by the coding sequence ATGTTACAAGAATTCGTAGATGTTTTAATTATTGGAGCAGGTCCATCTGGATGTGTATCTGCTTCTTTTCTTCATAAAAATGGTATAAAAGTGAAAGTAGTTGAGAAAACTAAATTCCCAAGACTTGTTGTTGGAGAGAGTCTAATTCCTCGTGTTATGGACCACTTTGAAGAAGCTGAATTATTCGATTCGTTAAACGCTATGAATTTTGAAAAAAAACTTGGTGCTCGCTTTATCAGAAACGAAGAAGTTTGTGTCTTTGATTTTAGTAAGAAACATGGTGATGGTTGGAATTGGACATGGCAAGTACCTAGAGCTGATTTCGACAATACAATGGCCCAAGAAATAATCAAAAAAGGTATTGACTTAGAATTTGAGTCTGAAGTAACAGCAATATCGTTTAATGGTAAAAAATCGATCACAATTGTAAAAGAGAGTAATGGAAGTTTAAAAGAAGTACATGCTAATTTTGTCATTGACTCAAGCGGATATGGTAGAGTTTTGCCAAGACTTTTAGACCTTGACACTCCTTCACAATTAGCGCCACATTCTGCAATTTTTACTCACGTAGAAGACATTAATAGACCCGAAGGAGAAGAAGGCACTTTAATATCATTCGACATACTTGAAACAGAGGTTTGGCTTTGGGTTATACCATTTTCTAACGGAAAAACAAGCTTAGGAGTTGTTGGACCGACTGAATTTATAAACAATCTTTCAAAGGACAACAATACCACCGAAGCTTTAAACAAAGCAATTAGCAGGTCTGATCATTACATAAAAAGATTTGGTAATGTTCCTTTTAGCTTCGAACCTATAAAACTTGAAAACTATTCTCGCTCTGTAAAACAAATGTATGGAGATGGGTTTGCGTTAACTGGAAATAGCTCGGAATTTCTTGACCCTGTTTTTTCATCTGGTGTTGCTTTTGCAACTGAGTCTGGAATACTAGCTGCTAAATTATATTTAAAAGAATCGCAAGGAACAACGGTAGATTGGGAATCTGAATTTACAGGATATATGAAAAACGGAATTAATGTATTCTCTACCTATGTAAAAGAATGGTATACTGGAAATTTACAAACTTTATTTTTTCATCAACCAGAGAACCCTGAAGTTAAAGAAAAAATATGCGCCGTTTTAGCTGGATATGTTTGGGATCAAACCAATCCGTTTGTTAAAAAACACAATAACATTGTAAAAAACATGGCATATGTTATTAACATGGAAAAAGCATTACAACAAAATAAAGAAGCCTAG
- a CDS encoding phytoene desaturase family protein, whose protein sequence is MEEFDAIIIGSGVGGLATAICLARAGQKVLVLEQHYVPGGWSHSFTLNGQRFSPGVHYVGLIDEGQSTSELYKGLGIANDMVFFRMNEKAYEHCLINNQNYDLPAGVENLKSTLIAQFPKEEKNIKEYVSLVEKVSYELQLMPKLRGWWQKITVPFRTKHFGKFALFPLKKVIGWHIKDPLLKTILNIQCGDHGLPPSRACFPVHCSVMSHYFDGGFYPMGGGGGLVKAMTNGVKRHGGEIRVKQSVKKIIIENKKALGVELENGEKLFAKNIISNADPSITYLDLIGKEHLSKGLQKKISKTKYSVTSLILFLTLDIDVTQFGIDSGNIWMMKDDDMDSQFEELTKGGVEEGDEFPALFISCTTIKDPVSFNGRYHNFEVVTYIDYDKLPDFKNEIEYQTDEYKIFKEKVINKFMNNMEKIIPNAKKHIVQAELGTPKTNEFYVNSTNGNVYGTEKTLNQVGPFSFKNKTEIENLYLCGASTLSHGVAGATHSGVSTAALILNCEKEDLIIDDANQKIRIYDAEDASTWPEWVHVKRSDKVRTFKEIKKS, encoded by the coding sequence ATGGAAGAATTTGATGCTATTATTATTGGTTCTGGTGTAGGTGGATTAGCAACTGCTATTTGTTTAGCTAGAGCAGGTCAAAAAGTTTTGGTTTTAGAACAACATTATGTTCCAGGCGGTTGGAGTCATAGTTTTACATTAAATGGACAACGCTTTAGTCCGGGTGTGCATTATGTAGGACTAATTGATGAAGGGCAATCTACAAGTGAACTTTATAAAGGATTAGGGATAGCAAATGATATGGTTTTTTTTCGAATGAATGAAAAAGCCTATGAGCATTGTTTGATAAATAATCAAAATTATGATTTACCCGCAGGTGTAGAAAATCTTAAATCTACACTTATAGCTCAATTTCCTAAAGAAGAGAAGAATATAAAGGAATATGTTTCATTAGTTGAAAAAGTGAGTTATGAACTTCAATTAATGCCGAAATTAAGAGGTTGGTGGCAAAAAATTACTGTTCCTTTCAGAACGAAACATTTTGGAAAATTTGCTTTGTTTCCGTTAAAGAAAGTAATAGGTTGGCATATAAAAGATCCATTATTAAAGACGATTTTAAATATTCAATGTGGAGATCATGGTCTTCCGCCAAGTAGGGCTTGTTTTCCTGTTCATTGTTCTGTTATGAGTCATTATTTTGATGGAGGCTTCTATCCAATGGGAGGAGGTGGAGGACTTGTTAAGGCAATGACAAACGGAGTTAAAAGACATGGTGGTGAAATTAGAGTTAAACAAAGTGTTAAAAAGATAATTATTGAGAATAAAAAAGCATTGGGTGTTGAATTGGAGAATGGTGAAAAACTATTTGCAAAAAATATAATATCAAATGCAGATCCTTCAATTACCTATTTAGACTTAATAGGTAAAGAACACCTGAGTAAAGGTCTTCAGAAAAAAATCAGTAAAACTAAATATTCGGTTACCTCTTTGATATTGTTTTTGACATTAGATATCGATGTGACTCAATTTGGGATAGATTCTGGGAATATTTGGATGATGAAGGATGATGATATGGATTCCCAATTTGAAGAATTGACTAAAGGTGGTGTTGAGGAAGGGGATGAGTTTCCAGCATTGTTTATTAGTTGTACAACAATAAAAGATCCAGTTAGTTTTAATGGTAGGTATCATAATTTTGAAGTAGTAACCTATATTGATTATGATAAATTACCTGATTTCAAGAACGAAATTGAGTATCAAACTGATGAGTATAAAATATTCAAAGAAAAAGTAATTAATAAGTTTATGAATAATATGGAAAAAATCATTCCAAATGCAAAAAAGCATATTGTTCAAGCTGAATTAGGAACGCCAAAAACGAATGAGTTTTACGTTAATTCAACAAACGGAAATGTTTATGGAACCGAGAAAACTCTAAATCAAGTAGGTCCTTTTTCTTTTAAAAACAAAACAGAAATAGAGAATTTATATCTTTGTGGAGCTAGTACGCTTTCGCATGGAGTTGCAGGAGCAACACATTCAGGAGTTTCTACAGCAGCATTAATTTTAAATTGCGAGAAAGAGGATTTGATTATTGATGATGCAAATCAAAAAATAAGAATTTATGATGCAGAGGACGCTTCTACATGGCCAGAATGGGTTCATGTAAAAAGATCAGATAAAGTGAGAACTTTTAAAGAGATTAAAAAATCTTAA
- a CDS encoding beta-ketoacyl-[acyl-carrier-protein] synthase family protein, which yields MSRRVVITGMGIYSCIGTSLDEVKESLYQGKSGIQIDEERKEFGFKSSLTGMVPKPDLKNLLSRRQRISMGEESEYAYLATIEALKNANIEDAFFDDNEVGIMYGNDSVSKAIIEATDIIREKKDTSLIGSGAIFKSMNSTVTMNLSTIFRLRGVNLTISAACASGSHAIGLSYFLIKNGFQDMIICGGAQEINKYAMSSFDGLGVFSNREEEPSKSSRPFDAARDGLVPSGGGATLILESYESAVKRGANIVAEVVGYGFSSNGGHISTPNMEGPAIAMQRALEEAGLSPEQIEYINAHATSTPVGDANEAKAIFEVFGKNNPYVSSTKSMTGHECWMAGASEVIYSILMMQNDFIAPNINIENPDEDSAKLNLVKSTLNKKFDIFLSNSFGFGGTNSALVVKKYKRDDE from the coding sequence ATGAGTAGAAGAGTTGTTATAACTGGTATGGGTATTTACTCATGCATAGGTACATCTTTAGACGAAGTTAAAGAGTCATTATACCAAGGGAAATCAGGGATACAGATTGATGAAGAAAGAAAAGAATTCGGATTTAAATCTTCTTTGACAGGTATGGTGCCTAAACCGGATTTAAAAAACTTATTGTCTCGTAGGCAAAGAATTAGCATGGGAGAGGAAAGTGAGTATGCTTACTTAGCGACTATCGAAGCCTTGAAGAATGCTAATATAGAAGATGCTTTTTTTGATGATAATGAAGTTGGTATTATGTATGGAAACGATAGTGTTTCTAAAGCAATCATTGAAGCAACAGATATTATTAGAGAGAAAAAAGATACTTCATTAATTGGATCAGGGGCTATTTTTAAGTCTATGAATTCAACAGTAACAATGAATCTTTCAACAATTTTTAGATTAAGAGGTGTCAATTTAACAATTAGTGCAGCTTGCGCAAGTGGTTCACATGCAATTGGATTGAGTTATTTCTTAATCAAGAATGGATTTCAAGATATGATTATTTGTGGTGGTGCACAGGAAATTAATAAATATGCAATGAGTAGTTTTGATGGCTTAGGTGTTTTCTCTAACCGCGAAGAAGAGCCAAGTAAATCATCAAGACCTTTTGACGCTGCGAGAGATGGTTTGGTACCAAGTGGTGGTGGCGCAACATTAATTTTAGAGAGTTACGAATCTGCTGTAAAAAGAGGAGCTAATATTGTTGCAGAAGTTGTTGGGTATGGGTTTTCATCAAATGGAGGTCATATTTCAACTCCAAATATGGAAGGGCCAGCTATTGCTATGCAAAGAGCGTTAGAAGAAGCAGGTTTAAGTCCGGAACAAATTGAGTATATTAATGCACATGCAACTTCAACTCCTGTTGGAGATGCAAATGAAGCAAAAGCTATTTTTGAGGTTTTTGGTAAAAATAATCCTTACGTTAGTTCGACTAAATCGATGACGGGGCATGAGTGTTGGATGGCAGGTGCAAGTGAGGTAATTTATTCGATATTGATGATGCAAAATGATTTTATTGCACCTAATATTAATATCGAAAATCCAGATGAGGATTCAGCAAAATTAAATCTTGTTAAATCTACATTAAATAAAAAATTTGACATATTTTTGTCGAATTCTTTTGGGTTTGGAGGAACAAACTCAGCATTAGTAGTAAAAAAGTATAAAAGAGATGATGAATAA
- a CDS encoding NADPH-dependent FMN reductase family protein, producing the protein MKNILIIYYSQSGQLKSIAENITKPMLNSKEVNIDWYEIKMEKEFPFPWNKDAFFDAFPESFLQKPANIEPISNEILNKKYDLVLFHYQVWYLSPSIPINSFLKSPEAERVLKDTPVITISGSRNMWVMAQEKVKVLLKQNNAILKGNIALVDRVGNLISVVTIVEWMFSGVKKKYLGVFPMPGVSDKDINESSKFGTSILKAVINSDYTTLQPELVAQGAVKISSYLVKVDKTANKIFSKWSTLIDKKKENRRFWLKIFNVYLWLAIWLISPIVYILHVFTYPLKRNKIQKEKQYYQGV; encoded by the coding sequence ATGAAGAACATTCTAATTATATATTATTCTCAATCAGGACAGTTGAAGTCAATTGCAGAGAATATAACCAAGCCAATGTTGAATTCGAAAGAAGTAAATATTGATTGGTATGAGATAAAAATGGAAAAAGAGTTTCCTTTTCCGTGGAATAAAGATGCTTTTTTTGATGCTTTTCCAGAATCATTTTTGCAAAAACCTGCTAATATTGAACCAATTTCTAATGAAATTTTAAATAAAAAATATGATTTAGTTTTGTTTCATTATCAAGTTTGGTATTTGTCACCTTCAATTCCAATTAATTCTTTTTTAAAGAGTCCTGAAGCGGAAAGAGTATTGAAAGATACTCCAGTTATAACTATAAGTGGATCAAGGAATATGTGGGTTATGGCACAAGAGAAAGTGAAAGTACTTTTGAAACAGAATAACGCAATTTTAAAAGGAAATATTGCTCTTGTTGATAGAGTTGGGAATTTAATAAGTGTTGTAACAATTGTTGAATGGATGTTCTCAGGTGTTAAGAAAAAGTATTTGGGTGTTTTCCCAATGCCTGGTGTTTCAGACAAAGATATTAATGAGTCTTCTAAGTTTGGAACGTCTATACTTAAAGCAGTAATTAATAGCGATTATACTACTTTACAACCAGAATTAGTAGCACAGGGAGCTGTAAAGATAAGTTCTTATTTAGTTAAGGTAGATAAAACTGCAAATAAAATATTTAGCAAATGGTCTACTCTTATAGATAAAAAGAAAGAAAATAGGAGATTTTGGCTAAAAATATTTAATGTTTATTTATGGCTTGCAATTTGGTTAATCTCACCAATTGTGTATATCTTGCACGTTTTTACATATCCTTTAAAAAGGAATAAAATACAAAAAGAAAAACAGTATTATCAAGGAGTTTAG
- a CDS encoding LpxL/LpxP family acyltransferase, whose translation MSKWDGKSKGTVLGYKIFVFCIKKLGVKSAYFILYFVATYYFIFLKSSNKAIFYYFNKRCGFSFLKSKIMVFKSYYTFGQTIIDKIAIGAGMKNKFTYEHDGGEIIVKLLEEKKGGVLISAHMGNFEIAEHFFSEIDVNFQINLVTTDLEHSAIKKYLESITQKPTIKFIIISDDLSHIFDINAALARNELVCFTGDRYFEGVKSMTEKLLGQGAKFPAGPFLIASRLRVPVVFVYVMKEPNLHYHLYTRESKAKHRDEKALLKAYCESVEGMVKKYPLQWFNYFDFWDEFNK comes from the coding sequence ATGAGTAAATGGGATGGTAAATCAAAAGGAACTGTTCTAGGTTATAAAATCTTCGTTTTTTGCATAAAAAAATTAGGAGTTAAATCTGCATATTTTATTTTATATTTTGTAGCTACTTATTACTTCATTTTTCTTAAATCAAGTAATAAAGCTATATTCTATTATTTTAATAAAAGATGCGGATTTTCGTTTTTAAAATCTAAAATAATGGTTTTCAAAAGTTATTATACTTTTGGACAAACAATAATTGATAAAATTGCAATTGGAGCCGGAATGAAAAATAAGTTTACTTATGAACATGATGGAGGTGAAATTATTGTTAAATTATTAGAGGAGAAAAAAGGGGGGGTGCTAATTAGTGCTCATATGGGGAATTTTGAAATTGCAGAGCATTTTTTTAGTGAAATTGATGTAAATTTTCAAATAAACCTAGTTACTACAGATTTAGAACATTCTGCTATTAAAAAATATCTTGAAAGTATAACTCAAAAACCAACGATTAAATTTATTATTATATCTGACGATTTATCTCATATATTTGATATAAATGCTGCTTTGGCTAGAAATGAATTGGTTTGTTTTACTGGAGATAGATATTTTGAAGGAGTAAAATCAATGACCGAAAAACTATTAGGACAGGGTGCTAAATTTCCTGCGGGTCCTTTTCTTATCGCTTCGAGATTAAGAGTGCCTGTGGTTTTTGTATATGTAATGAAAGAACCAAATCTACATTATCATCTTTATACAAGAGAATCTAAAGCAAAGCATAGAGATGAAAAGGCATTGTTAAAGGCATATTGTGAAAGTGTAGAGGGTATGGTTAAAAAGTATCCTTTGCAGTGGTTTAATTATTTTGATTTTTGGGACGAATTTAATAAGTGA
- a CDS encoding HAL/PAL/TAL family ammonia-lyase, with amino-acid sequence MNTINEFLSLKEFESIIFGTDKIEISEVVLNKVNESFNFLKDFSENKIIYGVNTGFGPMAQYRIKDEDRNQLQYNLIRSHSSGVGKPLSPLFVKSAILARLNTLSLGCSGVHPSVIHLMKELINRDITPLIFEHGGVGASGDLVQLAHLALVLIGEGEVFYKGERKLTKEVFEIENLKPIQVEIREGLALMNGTSVMTGIGVVNVHNANKLLDWSIKCSCAINELVKAYDDHLSEELNGAKRHKGQQEVAKRMRDNLSDSALVRKREEHLYSGSNNESVFKEKVQEYYSIRCVPQILGPVLETINNVSTVLEDEFNSANDNPIIDVKNKHVYHGGNFHGDYISLEMDKLKIVITKLTMLAERQLNYLMNSKINEILPPFVNLGKLGFNFGMQGVQFTATSTTAESQMLSNPMYVHSIPNNNDNQDIVSMGTNSAVITSKVIENAFEVLSIELITIVQAIDYLEQKDQISSVTRKIYDDVRAIIAEFKDDQVMYPFVQNVKAYLMNK; translated from the coding sequence ATGAATACAATTAATGAATTTTTAAGTTTAAAAGAATTTGAATCAATAATATTCGGAACTGATAAAATAGAAATTAGCGAAGTTGTTTTGAATAAAGTTAATGAGAGTTTTAATTTCTTGAAAGATTTCTCAGAAAACAAAATTATTTATGGGGTCAATACTGGTTTTGGACCAATGGCTCAATATAGAATAAAAGACGAAGATAGAAATCAATTACAATATAACTTAATAAGAAGTCACTCTTCAGGAGTAGGGAAACCTTTAAGTCCTTTATTTGTGAAGTCCGCAATTTTAGCTAGATTAAATACACTTTCTTTAGGGTGTTCAGGTGTTCATCCTTCTGTGATTCACCTAATGAAAGAGTTAATTAATCGTGACATTACACCGTTGATCTTCGAACATGGTGGTGTTGGTGCTAGTGGAGATCTTGTTCAATTGGCACATTTAGCATTGGTGTTAATTGGTGAAGGAGAAGTTTTTTATAAAGGGGAACGTAAATTGACAAAAGAAGTTTTCGAAATAGAAAACTTAAAACCAATTCAAGTTGAAATTAGAGAAGGATTAGCATTAATGAATGGTACTTCTGTAATGACAGGTATTGGCGTTGTTAATGTTCATAATGCAAATAAATTATTAGATTGGTCTATTAAATGTTCATGTGCAATTAACGAGTTAGTAAAAGCATACGATGATCATTTGTCGGAAGAACTTAATGGAGCAAAAAGGCATAAAGGACAACAAGAAGTGGCTAAAAGAATGAGAGATAATCTTTCTGATAGTGCTTTAGTAAGAAAGCGTGAAGAACATTTATATTCTGGTTCAAACAACGAAAGTGTTTTTAAAGAAAAAGTTCAGGAATATTATTCAATACGATGCGTTCCGCAAATTTTAGGACCTGTTTTGGAAACAATAAATAATGTTTCAACAGTCTTAGAAGACGAGTTTAATTCTGCGAACGATAATCCAATTATAGACGTTAAAAATAAACATGTATATCATGGTGGTAATTTTCATGGTGACTACATTTCGTTAGAAATGGATAAACTGAAAATAGTTATTACTAAATTGACAATGTTAGCAGAACGACAATTAAATTACTTGATGAATTCTAAAATTAATGAAATTCTTCCTCCATTTGTGAATTTAGGTAAGTTAGGATTTAATTTTGGGATGCAAGGTGTGCAATTTACTGCTACATCAACAACTGCAGAGAGTCAGATGTTGTCTAATCCTATGTATGTTCATAGTATACCAAATAATAATGATAACCAAGATATTGTTAGTATGGGTACTAATTCTGCAGTAATTACTTCTAAAGTTATTGAAAATGCTTTTGAAGTATTGAGTATTGAGCTTATTACAATTGTTCAAGCTATTGATTATTTAGAACAAAAAGATCAAATTTCATCAGTAACTAGAAAGATATATGATGATGTTAGAGCTATAATTGCTGAATTTAAAGATGATCAAGTTATGTATCCTTTTGTTCAGAATGTGAAGGCTTATTTGATGAATAAATAA
- a CDS encoding methyltransferase produces MKDFGSDKKNVVQANLDAQKIAFAPIMFQAAKSLRNLGILKYLFDNNRGSIETISEALDLSIYGVKVLLEAGLSLEMVYLKDNEFILTKTGYFILRDKMTNINMDFTQDVNYLAINHLEEAIVSGKPSGLKELGDWDTVYIGLSELPEKTKKSWFDFDHFYSDYTFPEIMPILFGNNPKSFLDVGGNTGKFSMQCAKYNPTVNITILDLPGQANVARKNIAEAGFEDRISAIDTNLLDNSIPFPKGNDIIWMSQFIDCFSLEEIYGLFRRAYEAMNDDTCFYILETFWDLQKFQASTYSLHATSLYFTAVANGNSQMFHSEDILKVIEKAGLVVDEIHEIIGMSHTLIKCKKRAV; encoded by the coding sequence ATGAAAGATTTTGGTTCCGACAAAAAGAATGTCGTTCAAGCAAATTTAGACGCACAAAAGATTGCTTTTGCCCCAATTATGTTTCAAGCTGCAAAATCTTTACGCAATTTAGGGATTTTAAAATACTTATTTGACAATAACAGAGGAAGTATCGAAACCATTTCAGAAGCTTTAGATTTATCTATTTATGGTGTAAAAGTTTTACTTGAAGCAGGATTAAGCTTAGAAATGGTGTATTTGAAAGACAACGAATTCATTTTAACAAAAACTGGTTATTTCATTTTAAGAGACAAAATGACCAATATCAATATGGATTTTACTCAAGATGTAAATTATCTTGCAATAAATCATCTTGAAGAAGCCATTGTGAGTGGAAAGCCTTCTGGCTTAAAAGAATTAGGAGATTGGGACACTGTCTATATTGGACTATCTGAATTACCCGAAAAAACAAAGAAAAGCTGGTTTGATTTTGATCATTTTTATTCAGATTACACTTTCCCAGAAATAATGCCTATTTTATTTGGCAATAATCCTAAATCCTTTTTGGATGTAGGTGGTAATACTGGAAAATTCTCTATGCAATGTGCAAAATACAATCCTACTGTAAATATTACAATTTTAGATTTACCTGGTCAAGCCAATGTTGCAAGAAAAAACATAGCTGAAGCTGGATTTGAAGATAGAATTTCCGCAATTGACACTAATCTATTAGACAACTCTATCCCTTTTCCGAAAGGAAATGACATTATTTGGATGAGTCAATTTATAGATTGTTTCTCTCTTGAAGAAATTTATGGACTTTTTAGAAGAGCCTATGAGGCAATGAATGATGACACATGTTTTTACATTTTAGAAACATTCTGGGATTTACAAAAATTTCAAGCATCTACATACAGTCTACATGCTACTTCGCTTTATTTCACAGCAGTTGCCAATGGAAATAGCCAAATGTTCCATTCAGAAGATATTCTAAAAGTAATTGAAAAAGCAGGATTAGTCGTTGACGAAATTCATGAAATCATAGGAATGAGTCATACACTCATTAAATGTAAAAAAAGAGCTGTATAA
- a CDS encoding WG repeat-containing protein, which translates to MKKYLFILLFLMQFVNAQELALVKIDGKFGYILKSGNFAIEPKFKVAKNFSNGLAAFEENKKWGFINTKGEIVIPATFDDVKYFDSGICVVAKDKRWFYIDKKGEELKSPDSDKIYDFENGIAFIRKEKKVGLIDAHLKVVVEPSYDVIKSFEGDFARVRNNGMWGIIDKTGKIVVKTEYNEIGDYHKEIVWARSGESFGLIIAGNFKVIEGVDKIWDFSSQDLTYARKDKKIGFIDLKGEWVIEPKYDKVKAFSNNMAPVFVDKKWGYINKSGKMVVEPVYDDAEVFSNDGLAPVKNEKWGFIDLTGKLVIPNLYEISAGGMLSIFKNQDKGFIDGLARVKKDKKWGFINKEGNAIGGQWFDNAEPFLK; encoded by the coding sequence ATGAAGAAGTATTTGTTTATATTGTTGTTTTTGATGCAATTTGTAAATGCTCAAGAATTAGCGTTAGTCAAAATTGATGGCAAATTTGGTTATATCTTAAAATCAGGAAATTTTGCAATCGAACCAAAGTTTAAAGTTGCAAAAAACTTTTCTAATGGTTTAGCTGCTTTTGAAGAGAATAAGAAATGGGGTTTTATCAATACTAAAGGTGAAATCGTTATTCCTGCAACTTTCGATGATGTAAAATATTTCGACAGCGGTATTTGTGTAGTTGCAAAAGATAAAAGATGGTTCTATATAGATAAAAAGGGAGAAGAGTTAAAGTCTCCAGATTCGGATAAGATTTACGATTTTGAAAACGGTATTGCGTTTATAAGAAAAGAAAAGAAAGTCGGATTAATTGATGCTCATCTTAAAGTCGTTGTTGAACCTAGTTATGATGTTATTAAATCCTTTGAAGGTGATTTTGCAAGAGTAAGGAATAACGGAATGTGGGGTATAATTGACAAAACAGGAAAGATTGTTGTTAAAACCGAATATAACGAAATTGGTGATTATCATAAAGAAATTGTATGGGCGAGAAGTGGAGAGTCTTTTGGTCTAATTATTGCAGGTAACTTTAAAGTTATTGAAGGAGTAGATAAAATCTGGGATTTTTCATCTCAGGATTTAACCTATGCAAGAAAAGATAAAAAAATAGGTTTTATAGATTTGAAAGGAGAATGGGTAATTGAACCAAAATATGATAAAGTGAAAGCTTTTTCAAACAATATGGCACCAGTATTTGTTGATAAAAAATGGGGTTATATCAATAAAAGTGGAAAAATGGTTGTTGAGCCTGTTTATGATGATGCAGAAGTTTTTAGTAATGATGGATTAGCACCAGTGAAGAATGAAAAGTGGGGTTTTATAGATCTTACAGGTAAATTAGTTATACCAAATCTCTATGAAATTTCAGCAGGAGGAATGTTGTCCATTTTTAAAAATCAAGATAAAGGTTTTATAGATGGACTTGCAAGAGTGAAAAAAGATAAAAAATGGGGCTTTATAAATAAAGAAGGAAACGCAATTGGCGGACAATGGTTTGATAACGCTGAACCTTTTTTAAAATAA
- a CDS encoding acyl carrier protein yields MNKTEIIDKIKEFLVDEFEVEVEDVQPDAILKDTLGLDSLDYVDLVVSIESIFGVKLVEVDFVGISTFQNFYDLIENKIKLKTV; encoded by the coding sequence ATGAATAAAACAGAAATAATAGATAAAATTAAAGAGTTCTTAGTTGATGAATTTGAGGTAGAAGTAGAAGATGTTCAACCAGACGCTATTTTAAAAGATACATTAGGTTTAGATAGTTTAGATTATGTAGATTTAGTGGTTTCTATTGAGTCAATTTTCGGTGTTAAGTTAGTCGAAGTTGATTTTGTTGGTATTTCTACTTTTCAGAATTTTTATGATTTAATTGAAAACAAAATTAAGCTTAAGACTGTTTAA